The following coding sequences are from one Diospyros lotus cultivar Yz01 chromosome 7, ASM1463336v1, whole genome shotgun sequence window:
- the LOC127806772 gene encoding proline-rich receptor-like protein kinase PERK1 isoform X1: MSSAPAPSPPSTTPAAPPPASSPPSSPPAPSTSSPPPPTAPTGSPPQSANPSPPAPASESPPSGSSPSPPPPASPPPSNNSTSPPTSSPPPPATSSPPPPTAPTGSPPPPQSANPPSTSPSPPAPASESPPSVSSPSPPPPPPPPPSSSNSPPSGSSPTPSPPASKSSPPPPSSSNSPPSGSSPSPPASKSSPPPPSSSNSPSPPSSSNSPTPPASSTPPSPPSSSSGISTGLVVGIAIGGVLVLAVLSILFICCRRKKRREPEYYVPPHHGPKVTSFPPARPPAYSPPPAFMSSSGGSASNSGSEKPLPPPSSGMGLGFSKSTFTLEELSMATDGFSNANLLGQGGFGFVHKGVLPNGKEVAIKQLKAGSSQGEREFQAEVEIISRVHHKHLVSLVGYCITGSQRMLVYEFVPNNTLAFHLHGKGRPPLDWSTRLKIGLGAAKGLSYLHEDCHPKIIHRDIKATNILLDFNFEAMVADFGLAKFSSDVNTHVSTRVMGTYGYLAPEYASSGKLTEKSDVFSFGVMLLELITGRRPVDSSHSFVEDSLVDWARPLLTRALEDGNFDTLVDARLQRNYNHNEMTRMVACAAACVRHSARHRPRMSQVVRALEGDVSLADLNEGITPGHSTVFSSFESSDYDTNQYKEGMKKFRKMALGSQEYGSSGQSVPTSEYGLYPSGSSSEHNTREMEMRKMKKDSSGFSGSS, encoded by the exons ATGTCATCGGCGCCGGCTCCATCTCCGCCGTCGACGACTCCCGCGGCGCCGCCACCTGCATCTTCTCCGCCGTCCAGTCCGCCTGCCCCCTCCACATCGTCCCCGCCGCCTCCGACAGCGCCGACGGGGTCTCCGCCGCAGTCGGCCAATCCCTCGCCTCCGGCTCCGGCCTCCGAGTCTCCGCCGTCCGGTTCGAGTCCGTCCCCGCCGCCACCTGCATCGCCTCCACCGTCGAACAACTCTACCTCGCCGCCTACGTCCAGTCCTCCTCCCCCCGCCACATCGTCCCCGCCGCCTCCGACAGCGCCGACTGGGTCTCCGCCTCCGCCGCAGTCGGCCAATCCTCCGTCGACCTCTCCCTCGCCTCCGGCTCCGGCCTCCGAGTCTCCGCCGTCCGTTTCGAGTCCGTCCCCGCCCCCGCCCCCGCCCCCGCCCCCGTCGTCTTCTAATTCTCCGCCGTCCGGTTCGAGTCCGACCCCGTCCCCGCCGGCGTCGAAATCGTCGCCCCCGCCTCCGTCGTCTTCTAATTCTCCGCCGTCCGGTTCGAGTCCGTCCCCGCCGGCGTCGAAATCGTCGCCCCCGCCTCCGTCGTCTTCTAATTCTCCGTCTCCGCCGTCGTCCTCGAATTCGCCGACCCCGCCGGCTTCTTCGACTCCGCCGTCGCCTCCGTCGAGCTCATCTGGGATATCGACAGGGCTCGTGGTTGGGATAGCTATTGGTGGTGTTCTCGTCCTAGCTGTTTTGAGCATTTTATTCATATGTTGccggaggaagaagagaagagagccCGAGTACTACGTTCCACCTCATCATGGGCCTAAAG TTACATCGTTCCCTCCAGCTCGTCCTCCTGCATACTCACCTCCTCCAGCTTTCATGAGCAGCAGCGGAGGTTCTGCGTCCAATTCAGGGAGCGAAAAACCACTCCCACCACCTTCTTCTGGCATGGGTTTAGGCTTCTCAAAGAGCACATTCACATTAGAAGAATTGTCAATGGCAACTGATGGATTTTCAAATGCTAACCTCCTTGGACAAGGTGGTTTTGGGTTTGTGCATAAAGGGGTCCTTCCGAATGGGAAAGAAGTTGCAATTAAGCAGCTGAAAGCAGGTAGTAGTCAGGGGGAGCGCGAATTCCAAGCTGAAGTTGAGATCATTAGCCGGGTGCATCATAAACATCTTGTTTCATTAGTTGGATACTGCATCACTGGTTCCCAAAGAATGCTTGTCTATGAGTTTGTTCCAAACAACACCCTGGCGTTCCACTTACATG GGAAGGGAAGACCTCCCTTGGATTGGTCCACAAGACTGAAAATTGGTTTAGGGGCTGCGAAAGGACTGTCATATCTGCATGAGGACT GCCATCCTAAAATCATTCATCGGGACATTAAGGCAACTAATATACTACTAGATTTTAACTTTGAGGCAATG GTTGCAGATTTTGGACTTGCAAAGTTTTCATCTGATGTCAACACTCATGTATCCACTCGTGTGATGGGAACTTATGG GTATCTGGCTCCGGAATATGCTTCTTCTGGTAAACTTACAGAGAAGTCCGATGTTTTCTCATTTGGAGTCATGCTTCTGGAGTTGATTACTGGACGCCGACCTGTGGACTCATCCCATTCTTTCGTGGAAGATAGCTTGGTAGATTGG GCGAGGCCCTTGCTTACACGAGCTTTGGAAGACGGTAACTTTGATACCCTTGTTGACGCACGATTGCAAAGGAATTACAACCACAATGAGATGACTCGCATGGTTGCTTGTGCTGCTGCTTGCGTGCGTCATTCAGCACGACATCGACCACGAATGAGCCAG GTAGTACGGGCCTTAGAAGGGGATGTATCGTTGGCCGATCTTAATGAAGGAATCACACCTGGACACAGCACAGTCTTCAGTTCTTTCGAAAGCTCAGACTATGACACTAACCAATACAAAGAGGGCATGAAGAAATTCAGGAAAATGGCCCTTGGCTCCCAGGAGTATGGCAGCAGTGGGCAGAGTGTTCCGACCAGTGAATATGGTTTATACCCATCTGGCTCAAGTAGCGAACACAACACCCGGGAGATGGAGATGAGAAAGATGAAGAAAGACAGTAGTGGGTTCAGTGGAAGCTCATGA
- the LOC127806772 gene encoding proline-rich receptor-like protein kinase PERK1 isoform X2: MSSAPAPSPPSTTPAAPPPASSPPSSPPAPSTSSPPPPTAPTGSPPQSANPSPPAPASESPPSGSSPSPPPPASPPPSNNSTSPPTSSPPPPATSSPPPPTAPTGSPPPPQSANPPSTSPSPPAPASESPPSVSSPSPPPPPPPPPSSSNSPPSGSSPTPSPPASKSSPPPPSSSNSPPSGSSPSPPASKSSPPPPSSSNSPSPPSSSNSPTPPASSTPPSPPSSSSGISTGLVVGIAIGGVLVLAVLSILFICCRRKKRREPEYYVPPHHGPKGKGRPPLDWSTRLKIGLGAAKGLSYLHEDCHPKIIHRDIKATNILLDFNFEAMVADFGLAKFSSDVNTHVSTRVMGTYGYLAPEYASSGKLTEKSDVFSFGVMLLELITGRRPVDSSHSFVEDSLVDWARPLLTRALEDGNFDTLVDARLQRNYNHNEMTRMVACAAACVRHSARHRPRMSQVVRALEGDVSLADLNEGITPGHSTVFSSFESSDYDTNQYKEGMKKFRKMALGSQEYGSSGQSVPTSEYGLYPSGSSSEHNTREMEMRKMKKDSSGFSGSS, translated from the exons ATGTCATCGGCGCCGGCTCCATCTCCGCCGTCGACGACTCCCGCGGCGCCGCCACCTGCATCTTCTCCGCCGTCCAGTCCGCCTGCCCCCTCCACATCGTCCCCGCCGCCTCCGACAGCGCCGACGGGGTCTCCGCCGCAGTCGGCCAATCCCTCGCCTCCGGCTCCGGCCTCCGAGTCTCCGCCGTCCGGTTCGAGTCCGTCCCCGCCGCCACCTGCATCGCCTCCACCGTCGAACAACTCTACCTCGCCGCCTACGTCCAGTCCTCCTCCCCCCGCCACATCGTCCCCGCCGCCTCCGACAGCGCCGACTGGGTCTCCGCCTCCGCCGCAGTCGGCCAATCCTCCGTCGACCTCTCCCTCGCCTCCGGCTCCGGCCTCCGAGTCTCCGCCGTCCGTTTCGAGTCCGTCCCCGCCCCCGCCCCCGCCCCCGCCCCCGTCGTCTTCTAATTCTCCGCCGTCCGGTTCGAGTCCGACCCCGTCCCCGCCGGCGTCGAAATCGTCGCCCCCGCCTCCGTCGTCTTCTAATTCTCCGCCGTCCGGTTCGAGTCCGTCCCCGCCGGCGTCGAAATCGTCGCCCCCGCCTCCGTCGTCTTCTAATTCTCCGTCTCCGCCGTCGTCCTCGAATTCGCCGACCCCGCCGGCTTCTTCGACTCCGCCGTCGCCTCCGTCGAGCTCATCTGGGATATCGACAGGGCTCGTGGTTGGGATAGCTATTGGTGGTGTTCTCGTCCTAGCTGTTTTGAGCATTTTATTCATATGTTGccggaggaagaagagaagagagccCGAGTACTACGTTCCACCTCATCATGGGCCTAAAG GGAAGGGAAGACCTCCCTTGGATTGGTCCACAAGACTGAAAATTGGTTTAGGGGCTGCGAAAGGACTGTCATATCTGCATGAGGACT GCCATCCTAAAATCATTCATCGGGACATTAAGGCAACTAATATACTACTAGATTTTAACTTTGAGGCAATG GTTGCAGATTTTGGACTTGCAAAGTTTTCATCTGATGTCAACACTCATGTATCCACTCGTGTGATGGGAACTTATGG GTATCTGGCTCCGGAATATGCTTCTTCTGGTAAACTTACAGAGAAGTCCGATGTTTTCTCATTTGGAGTCATGCTTCTGGAGTTGATTACTGGACGCCGACCTGTGGACTCATCCCATTCTTTCGTGGAAGATAGCTTGGTAGATTGG GCGAGGCCCTTGCTTACACGAGCTTTGGAAGACGGTAACTTTGATACCCTTGTTGACGCACGATTGCAAAGGAATTACAACCACAATGAGATGACTCGCATGGTTGCTTGTGCTGCTGCTTGCGTGCGTCATTCAGCACGACATCGACCACGAATGAGCCAG GTAGTACGGGCCTTAGAAGGGGATGTATCGTTGGCCGATCTTAATGAAGGAATCACACCTGGACACAGCACAGTCTTCAGTTCTTTCGAAAGCTCAGACTATGACACTAACCAATACAAAGAGGGCATGAAGAAATTCAGGAAAATGGCCCTTGGCTCCCAGGAGTATGGCAGCAGTGGGCAGAGTGTTCCGACCAGTGAATATGGTTTATACCCATCTGGCTCAAGTAGCGAACACAACACCCGGGAGATGGAGATGAGAAAGATGAAGAAAGACAGTAGTGGGTTCAGTGGAAGCTCATGA
- the LOC127806771 gene encoding uncharacterized protein LOC127806771 isoform X1, translating into MLSSSTAPNATLRQVRRLRSLHMARGLVVSSQSKTTSNLILTSISGVSLPIRFIKIPFSSNRRRRVSPVNSFCSVACSLSSCSSGRDDAPIDISKYREAFAKRMAMAGLKPHHRIALGVSGGPDSMALCILAASWKTNGPNAAGGQGRGFIDGLLAIIVDHGLRAESKEEANTVCCRVLDLGIRCEIVHCVWSDGRPKKGHLQEAARDRRYQSFQNVCMQYQIGVLLTAHHADDQAELFILRLSRNSGVLGLAGMPFVSELYPRDPNSNGETLNNHGILLVRPLLEFSKGDMYKICQGAKQEWVEDPTNQSPLFARNRIRMALKKLSSSAFNSDLQAVISSCRRTRLYVDHICCNLINQSVTVMAQGYAVISLDSLNPSKLEDIYLSRFIALILQFISQRHRPVRGSALKLLLDYFCSFPCKTSFTAAGCYLCPAPGSKGTKVLVCCSVDSSLPLKMEVFHKLSYEGHVHDFLCEVSQIISDGKSSGDTLIMDASDIHFLDVRSYESVLVEARRLKILSESTFRNILSLQIDETKHFRSKTEEMSDYELKNNGEPASTSMSKELKPGYIGYFMNRFWVSWEPIERIALDSYSLDEASGDLDLGGGSQHYYCRSCLVGHDKGVKVRHMIDADWLYLAKLSEYHLDESKKQRILYTDKREQMVEKKKLCSDYAQLNAVRALKLLKSVSVAARRGLPVLVNSQGQLLSIPSVGFKHCPCLTVSATFKPRVPLGGGYSSFI; encoded by the exons ATGCTATCTTCGTCGACGGCTCCGAATGCTACACTGCGCCAGGTGCGCAGATTACGCAGCCTCCATATGGCGCGAGGCCTGGTCGTCTCTTCACAGTCCAAAACCACTTCGAATCTCATACTAACCTCCATTTCTGGGGTTTCTTTACCAATCCGTTTCATAAAAATCCCTTTCTCGTCAAATCGCCGCCGCCGTGTCTCTCCCGTCAATTCTTTTTGTTCCGTTGCTTGCTCCCTTAGCAGTTGCTCCAGTGGACGAGATGATGCGCCAATTGACATTTCGAAGTACCGAGAAGCTTTCGCCAAGAGGATGGCCATGGCTGGCCTCAAACCTCATCATCGTATTG CTCTTGGAGTTTCTGGTGGCCCTGATAGCATGGCTCTATGCATATTGGCTGCCAGTTGGAAAACCAATGGCCCTAATGCTGCTGGAGGCCAGGGAAGGGGGTTCATTGATGGGCTTTTGGCAATAATAGTTGATCATGGATTGCGCGCTGAAAGTAAAGAAGAGGCCAACACTGTGTGTTGTCGAGTTTTGGATTTGG GAATCAGATGTGAGATCGTGCACTGTGTATGGTCCGATGGTAGACCAAAGAAAGGCCACTTGCAAGAAGCAGCTCGTGACAGGAG GTAtcaaagttttcaaaatgtCTGTATGCAATATCAAATAGGCGTGTTACTAACTGCTCACCATGCAGATGACCAG GCCGAGTTGTTCATTCTTAGACTATCTCGCAACAGTGGTGTGCTTGGACTTGCTGGGATGCCATTTGTCTCTGAATTGTACCCTAGAGATCCAAATTCAAATGGTGAAACTCTGAATAATCATGGTATTTTACTAGTGCGACCGCTCCTGGAGTTCTCAAAAGGGGATATGTACAAG ATTTGTCAAGGGGCTAAGCAAGAATGGGTGGAGGATCCAACAAATCAAAGTCCACTATTTGCTCGAAATAGGATCCGGATGGCACTGAAAAAATTATCATCAT CTGCTTTCAATTCTGATTTACAGGCTGTTATTTCTTCATGTCGAAGGACACGCTTGTATGTTGATCATATTTGTTGTAATTTGATAAATCAGTCTGTGACCGTCATGGCT CAAGGATACGCTGTTATTAGCCTGGATAGCCTCAACCCATCAAAGCTTGAGGACATATATCTCTCAAGGTTCATTGCCTTGATACTGCAG TTCATTTCACAAAGGCACAGACCTGTCCGTGGTAGTGCTTTAAAGTTGCTTTTGGATTATTTTTGCAGTTTCCCATGCAAG ACTTCTTTTACTGCAGCTGGGTGTTACCTTTGTCCAGCTCCTGGTTCTAAAGGCACAAAGGTCCTGGTTTGTTGTTCTGTTGATTCTTCTTTGCCTTTGAAGATGGAGGTGTTCCACAAACTTTCTTATGAAGGACACGTGCATGATTTTCTGTGTGAGGTATCACAGATAATATCAGATGGAAAATCATCTGGCGATACCTTGATTATGGATGCCTCAGATATCCATTTTTTGGATGTAAGATCTTATGAATCTGTTTTAGTTGAAGCAAGAAGACTCAAAATTCTCAGTGAGTCTACCTTTAGGAACATTCTTTCATTGCAGATAGATGAAACCAAACATTTCAGGTCCAAAACTGAGGAGATGTCTGATTATGAGTTAAAAAATAATGGGGAACCGGCAAGTACTTCGATGAGCAAAGAACTTAAGCCTGGATACATTGGTTATTTTATGAATAGATTCTGGGTTAGTTGGGAACCAATTGAGAGAATTGCCTTGGACAGTTACTCCCTAGATGAGGCTAGTGGAGACCTAGATTTGGGAGGGGGAAGCCAGCATTACTATTGCAGGTCTTGTCTAGTTGGTCACGACAAGGGAGTTAAGGTGCGCCACATGATCGATGCTGATTGGTTGTATCTTGCCAAGTTGTCAGAGTATCATCTAGATGAGTCTAAAAAACAGAGAATTCTCTACACTGATAAAAGAGAGCAAATGgtggaaaagaagaaattatgTTCAGATTATGCACAGTTAAATGCAGTAAGGGCCCTCAAGTTATTGAAGTCTGTATCAGTTGCTGCAAGAAGAGGCCTGCCTGTACTAGTCAATTCTCAAGGACAATTACTAAGTATTCCG aGTGTTGGTTTCAAGCACTGCCCCTGCTTGACAGTGTCTGCTACCTTTAAGCCAAGAGTGCCGCTTGGTGGGGGCTATAGTTCCTTTATCTAG
- the LOC127806771 gene encoding uncharacterized protein LOC127806771 isoform X2: protein MQYQIGVLLTAHHADDQAELFILRLSRNSGVLGLAGMPFVSELYPRDPNSNGETLNNHGILLVRPLLEFSKGDMYKICQGAKQEWVEDPTNQSPLFARNRIRMALKKLSSSAFNSDLQAVISSCRRTRLYVDHICCNLINQSVTVMAQGYAVISLDSLNPSKLEDIYLSRFIALILQFISQRHRPVRGSALKLLLDYFCSFPCKTSFTAAGCYLCPAPGSKGTKVLVCCSVDSSLPLKMEVFHKLSYEGHVHDFLCEVSQIISDGKSSGDTLIMDASDIHFLDVRSYESVLVEARRLKILSESTFRNILSLQIDETKHFRSKTEEMSDYELKNNGEPASTSMSKELKPGYIGYFMNRFWVSWEPIERIALDSYSLDEASGDLDLGGGSQHYYCRSCLVGHDKGVKVRHMIDADWLYLAKLSEYHLDESKKQRILYTDKREQMVEKKKLCSDYAQLNAVRALKLLKSVSVAARRGLPVLVNSQGQLLSIPSVGFKHCPCLTVSATFKPRVPLGGGYSSFI from the exons ATGCAATATCAAATAGGCGTGTTACTAACTGCTCACCATGCAGATGACCAG GCCGAGTTGTTCATTCTTAGACTATCTCGCAACAGTGGTGTGCTTGGACTTGCTGGGATGCCATTTGTCTCTGAATTGTACCCTAGAGATCCAAATTCAAATGGTGAAACTCTGAATAATCATGGTATTTTACTAGTGCGACCGCTCCTGGAGTTCTCAAAAGGGGATATGTACAAG ATTTGTCAAGGGGCTAAGCAAGAATGGGTGGAGGATCCAACAAATCAAAGTCCACTATTTGCTCGAAATAGGATCCGGATGGCACTGAAAAAATTATCATCAT CTGCTTTCAATTCTGATTTACAGGCTGTTATTTCTTCATGTCGAAGGACACGCTTGTATGTTGATCATATTTGTTGTAATTTGATAAATCAGTCTGTGACCGTCATGGCT CAAGGATACGCTGTTATTAGCCTGGATAGCCTCAACCCATCAAAGCTTGAGGACATATATCTCTCAAGGTTCATTGCCTTGATACTGCAG TTCATTTCACAAAGGCACAGACCTGTCCGTGGTAGTGCTTTAAAGTTGCTTTTGGATTATTTTTGCAGTTTCCCATGCAAG ACTTCTTTTACTGCAGCTGGGTGTTACCTTTGTCCAGCTCCTGGTTCTAAAGGCACAAAGGTCCTGGTTTGTTGTTCTGTTGATTCTTCTTTGCCTTTGAAGATGGAGGTGTTCCACAAACTTTCTTATGAAGGACACGTGCATGATTTTCTGTGTGAGGTATCACAGATAATATCAGATGGAAAATCATCTGGCGATACCTTGATTATGGATGCCTCAGATATCCATTTTTTGGATGTAAGATCTTATGAATCTGTTTTAGTTGAAGCAAGAAGACTCAAAATTCTCAGTGAGTCTACCTTTAGGAACATTCTTTCATTGCAGATAGATGAAACCAAACATTTCAGGTCCAAAACTGAGGAGATGTCTGATTATGAGTTAAAAAATAATGGGGAACCGGCAAGTACTTCGATGAGCAAAGAACTTAAGCCTGGATACATTGGTTATTTTATGAATAGATTCTGGGTTAGTTGGGAACCAATTGAGAGAATTGCCTTGGACAGTTACTCCCTAGATGAGGCTAGTGGAGACCTAGATTTGGGAGGGGGAAGCCAGCATTACTATTGCAGGTCTTGTCTAGTTGGTCACGACAAGGGAGTTAAGGTGCGCCACATGATCGATGCTGATTGGTTGTATCTTGCCAAGTTGTCAGAGTATCATCTAGATGAGTCTAAAAAACAGAGAATTCTCTACACTGATAAAAGAGAGCAAATGgtggaaaagaagaaattatgTTCAGATTATGCACAGTTAAATGCAGTAAGGGCCCTCAAGTTATTGAAGTCTGTATCAGTTGCTGCAAGAAGAGGCCTGCCTGTACTAGTCAATTCTCAAGGACAATTACTAAGTATTCCG aGTGTTGGTTTCAAGCACTGCCCCTGCTTGACAGTGTCTGCTACCTTTAAGCCAAGAGTGCCGCTTGGTGGGGGCTATAGTTCCTTTATCTAG
- the LOC127806774 gene encoding uncharacterized protein LOC127806774 isoform X1 — protein MMLKLWNWYQNCLSVHPLKTQALSSGILWSVGNIVAQSITHSTARKHLQISCENEEFKIDWKRVAITSMFGFGFIGPAGHFWYEGLDRFIKLKLQLQPKSLRFVGAKVAMDSLIFGPFNLLVFFTYIGFAAGKSAGQVKEDVKRDLLPALVLEGGVWPIAQVANFRYVPVRYQLLYVNIFCLLDSAFLSWMEQQKDAAWKQWFATLMPMKQRENPGT, from the exons ATGATGTTGAAGCTATGgaattggtatcagaattgCTTGTCCGTTCACCCACTCAAAACCCAGGCCCTCAGCTCCGGCATTCTATGGAGCGTCGGCAATATTGTTGCCCAATCCATCACTCACTCCACGGCCAGAAAGCACCTTCAAATCTCT TGTGAAAATGAAGAGTTCAAGATCGACTGGAAACGGGTAGCCATCACAAGCATGTTCGGGTTCGGCTTCATCGGACCAGCTGGCCACTTCTG GTATGAAGGCTTGGACAGATTCATTAAGCTAAAGCTTCAACTCCAGCCAAAGTCTCTCCGGTTTGTAGGAGCCAAAGTGGCAATGGATAGCCTTATTTTTGGCCCTTTTAATCTGCTTGTGTTCTTCACATACATCGGATTCGCCGCCGGCAAGAGTGCCGGTCAAGTGAAGGAAGATGTGAAAAGGGATCTCCTTCCGGCCCTGGTTCTGGAGGGCGGCGTGTGGCCTATCGCTCAGGTTGCCAACTTCCGGTATGTTCCTGTGAGGTACCAGCTTCTGTACGTCAACATCTTCTGCTTGCTCGACAGTGCTTTCTTGTCGTGGATGGAGCAACAGAAAGATGCAGCTTGGAAGCAATGGTTCGCGACACTCATGCCTATGAAGCAACGAGAAAACCCGGGCACATAA
- the LOC127806774 gene encoding uncharacterized protein LOC127806774 isoform X2 produces the protein MFVLSFFLGSRNLASLDQCENEEFKIDWKRVAITSMFGFGFIGPAGHFWYEGLDRFIKLKLQLQPKSLRFVGAKVAMDSLIFGPFNLLVFFTYIGFAAGKSAGQVKEDVKRDLLPALVLEGGVWPIAQVANFRYVPVRYQLLYVNIFCLLDSAFLSWMEQQKDAAWKQWFATLMPMKQRENPGT, from the exons ATGTTTGTTTTAAGCTTTTTTCTGGGTTCACGGAATTTGGCTTCATTGGACCAGTGTGAAAATGAAGAGTTCAAGATCGACTGGAAACGGGTAGCCATCACAAGCATGTTCGGGTTCGGCTTCATCGGACCAGCTGGCCACTTCTG GTATGAAGGCTTGGACAGATTCATTAAGCTAAAGCTTCAACTCCAGCCAAAGTCTCTCCGGTTTGTAGGAGCCAAAGTGGCAATGGATAGCCTTATTTTTGGCCCTTTTAATCTGCTTGTGTTCTTCACATACATCGGATTCGCCGCCGGCAAGAGTGCCGGTCAAGTGAAGGAAGATGTGAAAAGGGATCTCCTTCCGGCCCTGGTTCTGGAGGGCGGCGTGTGGCCTATCGCTCAGGTTGCCAACTTCCGGTATGTTCCTGTGAGGTACCAGCTTCTGTACGTCAACATCTTCTGCTTGCTCGACAGTGCTTTCTTGTCGTGGATGGAGCAACAGAAAGATGCAGCTTGGAAGCAATGGTTCGCGACACTCATGCCTATGAAGCAACGAGAAAACCCGGGCACATAA